In Heyndrickxia vini, the sequence AATATCCAAATAATTTTACAATTTTTTCTTGTAGAATCATTCACACAAGTAAAATTAGTTATCCACCAATAAAATGGTAAAAATAGGGGTATTCCTAATGAACCTAAAAAACCGTCTAAATTGAAGACGGTTTTTAATTCATTATTGGTATCCATTCTGAAGAATTTCCGTAGCTATTCTAATTCGCCTGTATTCTTCTAAGAAGCAGTTCAACTCGTTTAACAATTTTTCTTCAAATTGTTGTAGCATCCTTTTATCATTTACTCTTACATAGCCTAATCCTTTTTTCGATACAATGTCATTCGTGTGTTTTCTCAAGCTTATAACACCTCTCAAATATTTTTATTAATTGCAGATGACTACTTCAACACCGTTTACGAAGAAAGTCTAATACTTTAGCTAAATCCTCATTATTTCTGCTAATACGGTTATAATCCTTTATTACCATCTTTCCAATCATTCCAGCTTCAATGTCTTTTTTCATTTTCTGAAACGAACCTCTTTTAAAAGGATCAGATATACCTGAGCATGAATCGTCAATATAAAATTCATCAATATTACCAAGTTTACTCTTTAGTATTTGACCAATTGGTTGATAATCTTCTTTACTTCCAACATTTGTTCTATGGTAAAATACAATTTTCTTATTGCTAGTCATATTATTTTCCTCCAGTTTAATCTTTTTATCTGTCTTCATTGATAAAATCCTTTGAACTCTGCTGAAAAGTTCTGGTGTCACAATTGATGGTACACTTATTTTTTTCCATTCACTTTGAGGATTTTTAATGATTTGAGATTTGCCGTCTTCTAAATACCGAGTTGTTGTCTTGTTAAAATATAGTTTTCCAATATAAATAGGAGATTTTGCTATTAATCTGATATTACTCGGATTCCAAGGCCTATTCTTATAAGAATATCCATGACTATTAAGCAAGTTAGAAACACTCTTATAAGATTTCTCTGCAGCTAAATATTGAAATACTTTTTCTACAACTTTAGCTTCTTGTACATCGATTTGTAGTTTTCCATATGAGGAACGGTAACCAAAAGGTACTCTGCTAATAATAACCTGCCCTTGTTCTCTTGCTCTTTTTAATCCTAATGCTATCCTCGCAGCTTTATACTTTCTTTCTTCTTCTAAAAAGTACTGATATAAGTTTTCATTGTTTCCTTGCTCTAAACTGTCCCTTTTTGACATATAAATCACTCTCTTTTCTATATTTTTGCTTAAATACGACAAAAAACCCCAACGAATAAACCTACGAATTAATAAATGTCGTAAATTTATTTGTTGGGGTTTTCCCTTGTTCGTTTATTAAGTTGTAAAAATAATAACACCTACATTAGCATTTTGCAATAGCTAATTTATAGTTTTATTGAATTTTAAAAATTAGGGTTTTAATCGCTCTTCCTCTATTTCTAAGAGGAACAATTTTCTTAAATCGTATTCCTTTCTCCCTTAAAACATCTTCAAGATAAAATTGAGCATCACAATCTGTTAATGGTACTTTAACTTCGCCTTTCTTGATTATCTCTTCTATCAGGCTATCATATAAAGAAACTGACATTGAAATTCACCTACAACCTACTGCGTAATAACATATCATTTATTTTTAGGGTCTGTTTAATGATGCGGTTGATAATTCTTTACTTATTAGCAAATAGAATTCATTAATAATGAAATCAATCAAATCTTTATCATCATCTGATAAAATAAACTTCTATTGATTACTTTCATTGAAATCCTTCTTAGCCAACCAAATTGCTATGATTAAAATTCGCCCTCACTATACCTATGCTCAACTTTATCTTTATTGATCTATATAAAGCCTCTAAAGTAAAAAAGGGGTTTAGAACCTCTTAAAAAAAGTCTCACATTTTTTAGGGACAACAAAAGCAGTGAACTCCTTACCCAATCCTTCATTCGGTTGATCCTTAATTGCATTTATTAAAGATGGATTAGAAAAGCCAATGGGCAATGCAAATTCACCAGTATATTCGGCAAGTTGCTGATTTATATATTTCCCCTTACTTCTTCCGCAGCTGCAGCTTTTTTCTGACAGATCCAGATTAAATATATCATTACATTCAAGGCACATTAGAAGCTTCATTTGCATCCCTCAACCTTCATTAGTGTTCTTTTCCTTATCAATCATTTCTTGAATGTGGGTTATTACTCTGGGGTCTTTTCTATACTCTGTTATTTTTTCAGTGATTAGCTTGTTTTCAAACATACCTCTTAACAGCCTATAGTTATTAGCTTTCATTTTAAAATTATAAGAGTCATCGAGTATTAGCTTTGCAAGTAACGTTATAATAAACTCTTCTTCCCGAATCCCTTCAATCCATAGCCAAGCATCTTCTGTAAGAAACATCCGAAACTTTTCAGTAAGCATCTTTCCGAGTATTAGCTTCATCGATCCAATATCATCCCCATACAACCGTTCTTTAATTTCAGGATTTTTGGTTAAAAATTTTTCAATGCTATATGCTACTGTTTTTAAATGAAAGTCCTGCTCTTCGGAAAGCAAAACCGAATGATTATTAAAATAAAGAAAAGCATCTTCATTATCCAAAAAACTACCTTCGCTTTCCTTCTCATTATTTAGAGCCAATATAGGAGCAATACTTCTATAAAATTCCTGAAGTTCTTCTTCTATCCTACTATTACCTTGTTGCAATAAAAGATTCGCTTTATTATCCCATTCTGGATAACAATTGGTGAAGTTTTCCACAACCTCATTTAAAGGTATATAGGTTTTAATTTCCCGGCCCGGAAATTTGATATCCATTACCATCATTCCAAATGTTCTTTCAACAATAGCTGGATGACCTTCAATTTTGCGAAATGCCTCCAAAAAATCATAGTTTTGTGGAGGGATACTTACCCAAGTAAGAGTAATTGCCCTTAGCATTTCTTCGGGTTTATACTTGGGTCCACCTTCCTCCTTGCAAGCCATTGAAAACAAACTATTAACGTCCCTAACTAGATTCAGATAATAGACCAAGAGCTTAACAGCTCCAATTTGTGTTGGAGAAGAGTGCTTAACTAATTTTTCCTTAATCCACTTGTGGAAGGTTTCTTTATCAGAGTACGTATAAACTAGCTCTAAGATTTTTTCCTGATCTGCAATAGTCCATTTTTCAATCAATTCTATTTTTTCACTTTCATTTTTTGGAGAAAATCGGTTAAGCAACTGCCGTGGATCAACGCGTAAAGGTAACTTTATTGGGGTTGAGAGATGAGTGTCTGCCCATTGTTTTGCTTTTACACACTGCAGATGATCTATATCTCCACTTACACTAGCAAACTTGGGGAAACGGCTCTCAATTAGCATAGCTATGGCTAATATGTAAAGATGGTATGGATATCCTTGAGTCTTAGCATTAAAAACAACAACTGAGCTTTCGTA encodes:
- a CDS encoding recombinase family protein, encoding MSKRDSLEQGNNENLYQYFLEEERKYKAARIALGLKRAREQGQVIISRVPFGYRSSYGKLQIDVQEAKVVEKVFQYLAAEKSYKSVSNLLNSHGYSYKNRPWNPSNIRLIAKSPIYIGKLYFNKTTTRYLEDGKSQIIKNPQSEWKKISVPSIVTPELFSRVQRILSMKTDKKIKLEENNMTSNKKIVFYHRTNVGSKEDYQPIGQILKSKLGNIDEFYIDDSCSGISDPFKRGSFQKMKKDIEAGMIGKMVIKDYNRISRNNEDLAKVLDFLRKRC